One region of Catenuloplanes indicus genomic DNA includes:
- a CDS encoding cytochrome P450: MSYLDVLAPSFSFTSPEAFAAQDDNWFADSPIGPVAVRYAEANELLRDKRFDHGGEDFLRNNGVTSGPVYDWWVPMISNHDGADHRRLRGLVGRAFTPRMVESLRPFIHRRAAELADEMAGAGSVEFVDAFANRLPLAVMCELLGVPAEDYDEFSQWSSDIGLIFGLANGGDTAARVERAVAGLDAYVSALMDRKAGGPAGDDVISVLLAAMAEDGTASRDEVRNLLVTLVFGAHDNTRHQLSNAVVTFAEHPEQWAWLRADPSLAGPAVEECMRWRPSAGALIRRASADLTFHGVDVPAGTIFTTAVPTAQRDPRAYPGGRVFDIRARYDVPLLQFGAGPHYCLGSALARTELTEALPVLAARFGPPELPPEPLPWRPALGTFGPERLPVSFARA, encoded by the coding sequence ATGTCCTACCTCGACGTGCTCGCACCGTCGTTCAGCTTCACGTCGCCGGAGGCGTTCGCCGCCCAGGACGACAACTGGTTCGCGGACAGTCCGATCGGCCCGGTCGCGGTGCGCTACGCGGAGGCGAACGAGCTGCTCCGGGACAAGCGCTTCGACCACGGCGGCGAGGACTTCCTGCGCAACAACGGCGTCACGTCCGGGCCCGTCTACGACTGGTGGGTCCCGATGATCAGCAACCACGACGGCGCGGACCACCGTCGGCTGCGCGGGCTGGTCGGGCGCGCGTTCACGCCGCGCATGGTCGAGTCGCTGCGCCCGTTCATCCACCGGCGTGCCGCCGAACTGGCGGACGAGATGGCCGGTGCGGGCAGCGTCGAGTTCGTGGACGCGTTCGCGAACCGGCTGCCGCTGGCCGTGATGTGCGAGCTGCTCGGCGTGCCCGCGGAGGACTACGACGAGTTCAGCCAGTGGTCCTCGGACATCGGGTTGATCTTCGGTCTGGCCAACGGCGGTGACACGGCCGCGCGGGTGGAGCGCGCGGTGGCCGGGCTGGACGCGTACGTGTCCGCGCTGATGGACCGCAAGGCCGGTGGGCCGGCCGGCGACGACGTGATCTCCGTGCTGCTCGCCGCGATGGCGGAGGACGGCACGGCCAGCCGCGACGAGGTGCGGAACCTGCTGGTCACGCTCGTGTTCGGCGCGCACGACAACACCCGGCACCAGCTGTCCAACGCGGTCGTCACGTTCGCCGAGCACCCGGAGCAGTGGGCGTGGCTGCGCGCGGACCCGTCGCTGGCCGGCCCGGCCGTGGAGGAGTGCATGCGCTGGCGGCCGTCCGCGGGCGCGCTGATCCGCCGCGCGTCGGCCGACCTGACCTTCCACGGCGTGGACGTGCCGGCCGGCACGATCTTCACGACCGCGGTGCCCACGGCGCAGCGCGACCCACGGGCGTACCCGGGTGGCCGGGTCTTCGACATCCGGGCGCGCTACGACGTACCGCTGCTGCAGTTCGGCGCGGGCCCGCACTACTGCCTCGGCTCCGCGCTGGCCCGCACCGAGCTGACCGAGGCGCTGCCGGTGCTGGCCGCGCGCTTCGGCCCGCCGGAACTGCCACCGGAGCCGCTGCCCTGGCGGCCCGCGCTCGGCACGTTCGGTCCGGAGAGACTGCCGGTCAGCTTCGCGCGGGCGTAA
- a CDS encoding SSI family serine proteinase inhibitor, translating into MIRHLATAALAAAATVALLPGTATAASAAFTQPGGRPGVAPAAVRPAPAAAPFARLTLKVTGDPATGRAATTLTLTCGPVGGTHPAAPEVCAALKKTGGNVFGLPPRDGVLCTADYRPVTASATGHWGQRPVNDRRTFGNACQLGIQAGTVFTPTRG; encoded by the coding sequence ATGATCCGCCACCTCGCGACCGCCGCACTCGCCGCGGCCGCCACGGTTGCACTGCTGCCCGGCACCGCCACCGCCGCGTCCGCCGCGTTCACCCAGCCCGGCGGGCGGCCGGGCGTGGCTCCGGCCGCGGTGCGCCCGGCGCCGGCCGCCGCGCCGTTCGCCCGGCTCACGCTGAAGGTCACCGGTGACCCGGCGACCGGCCGCGCCGCCACCACGCTCACGCTGACCTGCGGCCCGGTCGGCGGCACCCACCCGGCCGCGCCCGAGGTGTGCGCCGCGCTGAAGAAGACCGGCGGGAACGTGTTCGGCCTGCCGCCGCGCGACGGCGTGCTGTGCACCGCCGACTACCGCCCGGTCACCGCGTCCGCCACCGGCCACTGGGGCCAGCGGCCGGTCAACGACCGGCGCACGTTCGGCAACGCCTGCCAGCTCGGCATCCAGGCCGGCACGGTCTTCACGCCCACCCGCGGCTGA
- a CDS encoding ABC transporter ATP-binding protein, which produces MIRVSGLHKSYGPLDVLRGVDLEVARGSVFALLGSNGAGKTTIVRILATLLRPDAGTATVNGFDVVAQPARVRESISLTGQFAAVDEILTGRENLVMIARLRRVAAPRKVADDLLARFSLTDAGGRPVGTYSGGMRRRLDIAMSLIGDPPVIFLDEPTTGLDPEARIEVWDEIQKLAGVGTTVFLTTQYLEEAERLADRIAILHRGTIVVDGTLAALRELLPPATTELVERQPSLEEIFLSVVGSAKERS; this is translated from the coding sequence ATGATTCGAGTCAGCGGACTGCACAAGTCCTACGGGCCACTGGACGTGCTCCGGGGCGTCGACCTGGAGGTGGCGCGGGGCAGCGTCTTCGCGCTCCTCGGCTCCAACGGCGCCGGCAAGACCACGATCGTCCGGATCCTCGCCACGCTGCTGAGGCCGGACGCCGGTACCGCGACCGTCAACGGGTTCGACGTCGTCGCGCAGCCGGCCCGGGTACGCGAGTCGATCAGCCTGACCGGCCAGTTCGCCGCGGTCGACGAGATCCTGACCGGCCGGGAGAACCTGGTGATGATCGCCAGGCTGCGGCGGGTGGCCGCGCCGCGGAAGGTCGCCGACGACCTGCTGGCCCGGTTCAGCCTGACCGACGCGGGCGGGCGGCCGGTCGGCACGTATTCCGGCGGCATGCGGCGCCGGCTGGACATCGCGATGAGCCTGATCGGGGACCCACCGGTCATCTTCCTGGACGAGCCGACCACCGGCCTGGACCCGGAGGCCCGGATCGAGGTGTGGGACGAGATCCAGAAGCTGGCCGGCGTCGGCACCACGGTCTTCCTCACCACGCAGTACCTGGAGGAGGCGGAGCGGCTGGCCGACCGGATCGCGATCCTGCACCGGGGCACGATCGTGGTCGACGGCACGCTGGCCGCGCTGCGCGAGCTGCTCCCACCGGCCACCACCGAGCTGGTGGAACGCCAGCCCTCGCTCGAGGAGATCTTCCTGTCCGTCGTCGGCAGCGCGAAGGAGCGGTCATGA
- a CDS encoding TetR/AcrR family transcriptional regulator: MSPRRSDALSRDRIVDATVRILDQEGADGLTVRAVTARLSTGRGAIYHHVRGKDDLLAAAADGVVDRALAGLADGDDAERAIRAVALAVFDAIDAHPWLGTQLAREPAQPAALRIWKALGVRLRQLGLTGTALPSAGSALVNYVLGAAAQHAAGARRAPDDATRRAHLEELAAQWVQHDDDPVVREAAGLLRDHDDREQFLAGVDIFLTGAREHRGHRA, translated from the coding sequence ATGAGCCCTCGGCGCAGCGACGCACTCTCCCGGGACCGCATCGTCGACGCCACCGTGCGGATCCTCGACCAGGAGGGCGCGGACGGGCTGACGGTCCGCGCGGTCACCGCCCGGCTGTCGACCGGCCGGGGGGCGATCTACCACCACGTCCGGGGCAAGGACGACCTGCTCGCCGCGGCCGCGGACGGCGTCGTCGACCGGGCGCTCGCGGGCCTGGCCGACGGCGACGACGCGGAGCGGGCGATCCGCGCGGTAGCGCTGGCCGTCTTCGACGCCATCGACGCACATCCGTGGCTGGGCACCCAGCTGGCCCGCGAACCGGCACAGCCGGCCGCGCTGCGGATCTGGAAGGCCCTCGGCGTACGGCTGCGCCAGCTCGGCCTGACCGGCACCGCGCTGCCGAGCGCCGGATCCGCGCTGGTCAACTACGTGCTCGGCGCGGCGGCCCAGCACGCCGCGGGCGCCCGGCGCGCCCCGGACGACGCGACCCGACGCGCCCACCTGGAGGAACTCGCCGCACAGTGGGTACAGCACGACGACGACCCGGTGGTCCGTGAGGCAGCGGGCCTGCTGCGCGACCACGACGACCGCGAGCAGTTCCTCGCCGGCGTGGACATCTTCCTGACCGGGGCGCGGGAACATCGCGGCCACCGCGCGTGA
- a CDS encoding ABC transporter permease has protein sequence MTTHVLGDTSVLLGRSMRHITRSLDTIITVTVMPIAFLLLFRYVFGGAIQTGTDNYVNYLMPGILLIAIASGISYTGFRLFNDMRSGIFERFHSMPIARSAALWGHVLTSLVSNGISVAVILLAGLVIGFRSSAGVLAWLAVVGILALFTLALTWIAVIAGLSASTVDGASAFSYPIVFLPFVSSAFVPTGTMPGPVRAFAEHQPVTAIVDTIRALLNRQPAGDDIWAALAWCAGITLVAYLAATLVYRRKIG, from the coding sequence ATGACCACACACGTCCTCGGTGACACCTCGGTGCTGCTCGGCCGCTCGATGCGGCACATCACCCGCAGCCTGGACACGATCATCACGGTCACCGTCATGCCGATCGCGTTCCTGCTGCTGTTCCGCTACGTCTTCGGCGGCGCGATCCAGACCGGTACGGACAACTACGTCAACTACCTGATGCCCGGCATCCTGCTGATCGCGATCGCCAGCGGCATCTCGTACACCGGGTTCCGGCTCTTCAACGACATGCGCAGCGGGATCTTCGAGCGGTTCCACTCGATGCCGATCGCCCGGTCCGCCGCGCTCTGGGGGCACGTGCTGACGTCGCTGGTCTCGAACGGCATCTCGGTGGCCGTGATCCTGCTCGCCGGGCTGGTGATCGGCTTCCGGTCCTCCGCCGGGGTGCTCGCCTGGCTCGCCGTGGTGGGCATCCTGGCGCTGTTCACGCTGGCGCTGACCTGGATCGCGGTGATCGCCGGGCTGTCCGCGTCCACGGTGGACGGTGCGAGCGCGTTCTCGTACCCGATCGTCTTTCTGCCGTTCGTCAGCTCCGCGTTCGTACCGACCGGCACGATGCCCGGCCCGGTCCGCGCGTTCGCCGAGCACCAGCCGGTCACCGCGATCGTGGACACGATCCGCGCGCTGCTGAACCGGCAGCCGGCCGGCGACGACATCTGGGCCGCGCTGGCCTGGTGCGCCGGCATCACGCTGGTCGCCTACCTGGCCGCGACCCTGGTGTACCGCAGGAAGATCGGTTGA
- a CDS encoding FAD-dependent oxidoreductase, which yields MTIPVTIAGAGLGGLTLARVLHTHGIPVTVYDAEASAGARTQGGQLDLHEHNGQRALEIAGLTERYRAIIHRGGGAQRVLDRHGAVLADVPDDGSMARPEALRGDIRRILLESLPDGTVRWGRKLRAAAPIGDGRHELTFADGTTDVSGLLVGADGTWSRVRSLLSAHVPAYAGMSYVDAYLHDVDDRHPRAAAAVGAGAMYALTPGKGFLAHRERGGTIHVYVVLHRPAAWFAEIDFTDAGAARRRIAAEFGDWAPHLVSLIADADTTPVLRSIYRLPDRHRWDRTPGVTLLGDAAHVTVPGGEGANIAMLDGAELGQAIAAHPGDPEAALTAYEQVMFARAEAEATAARETIELIFGADAPHGLVRLLGD from the coding sequence ATGACCATTCCCGTCACCATCGCCGGCGCCGGCCTCGGCGGCCTCACGCTGGCCCGGGTGCTGCACACCCACGGCATCCCGGTCACCGTCTACGACGCGGAGGCCTCGGCCGGTGCGCGCACCCAGGGCGGCCAGCTCGATCTGCACGAACACAACGGTCAGCGCGCGCTGGAGATCGCCGGGCTGACCGAGCGGTATCGCGCGATCATCCACCGCGGCGGCGGCGCCCAGCGCGTGCTCGACCGGCACGGCGCGGTGCTGGCCGACGTGCCGGACGACGGTTCCATGGCACGCCCGGAGGCACTGCGCGGCGACATCCGGCGCATCCTGCTGGAATCGCTGCCGGACGGGACCGTGCGCTGGGGGCGGAAGCTCCGCGCGGCGGCGCCGATCGGTGACGGCCGCCACGAACTCACGTTCGCGGACGGCACCACCGACGTCTCCGGCCTGCTGGTGGGTGCCGACGGCACCTGGTCCAGGGTGCGGTCACTCCTGTCCGCCCACGTTCCGGCGTACGCGGGGATGAGCTACGTGGACGCGTACCTGCACGACGTCGACGACCGGCACCCGCGCGCCGCCGCGGCGGTCGGCGCCGGTGCGATGTACGCCCTCACGCCCGGCAAGGGCTTTCTCGCACATCGTGAGCGGGGCGGCACCATCCACGTGTACGTCGTGCTGCACCGGCCCGCCGCCTGGTTCGCGGAGATCGACTTCACCGACGCCGGCGCCGCGCGGAGACGGATCGCCGCCGAGTTCGGCGACTGGGCGCCGCACCTCGTCTCGCTCATCGCGGACGCGGACACCACGCCGGTCCTGCGCAGCATCTACCGGTTGCCCGACCGGCACCGGTGGGACCGTACGCCCGGCGTCACGCTGCTCGGCGACGCGGCACACGTGACCGTACCGGGCGGCGAGGGCGCGAACATCGCGATGCTGGACGGCGCGGAACTCGGCCAGGCGATCGCCGCGCACCCCGGCGACCCCGAGGCCGCGCTCACCGCGTACGAGCAGGTGATGTTCGCCCGCGCCGAGGCGGAAGCCACGGCCGCGCGCGAGACCATCGAGCTCATCTTCGGCGCCGACGCGCCGCACGGGCTGGTCCGCCTGCTCGGCGACTGA
- a CDS encoding DUF6528 family protein, which translates to MNARGIGAVVAAICAASLVPGTPAQAAADDYSILIGDLRNHKILEMDPAVTNWNSAAAVKWEWAPTAARGFSAAELAGFRGGNDFRLRRTAAGEQRVVVVDGAGLATVVGYGGADDKKRIWAHKAPAADNRHSVELLPDGNVAVAATGGSGYVRVYAASQGPSATAYGEYALEGAHATLWDPQVGRLWVAGDVDTAAGMRGVLISLEVGGPPSAPVLREDRRVVLDSQWAHDVSAHESDPAKLWVTTNARTYLYDKVTGTFAAPGADWDRPFVKAVGSQPSGQVVQTMVDVRKTPQGSCYLNNPNDSFRDWCTETVDFFGPDTTRTRSGAAIYKARVMSPYYSVADEVLRGRVRDVTRGATGTWAAPTAFDNNANIRRSAAAGTPDGRLHAVSFVHASGLWYKSREANGTINSAVKIDDSVKITDVALAADASGNLHAFTLVPGSGVWYRKRTGGVWADHSTQIDQNGSVAAIAATVSPSANTVHVLTVVPGSGVWHRTGTTAGVFQPSAKIDENGTLGDVAAAALPDGTVHAFTVTHWGSVFHRVRTAAGSWQGSATVPTRTGTGQVTALAAAGWPGTALELVTVRSGLGVWHQTRTGGTWPSPVRIDGDASALDAFAVPLTDGTLHVGRISEIS; encoded by the coding sequence ATGAACGCACGGGGAATCGGCGCGGTCGTGGCCGCGATCTGCGCCGCCTCGCTGGTGCCGGGAACACCGGCGCAGGCGGCGGCGGACGACTATTCGATCCTGATCGGCGATCTGCGGAACCACAAGATCCTGGAGATGGACCCCGCGGTCACGAACTGGAACAGCGCGGCCGCGGTGAAGTGGGAGTGGGCGCCGACGGCCGCGCGCGGCTTCTCCGCGGCCGAGCTGGCCGGCTTCCGCGGCGGCAACGACTTCCGGCTCCGGCGTACGGCAGCGGGTGAGCAGCGCGTCGTGGTGGTGGACGGCGCCGGGCTGGCGACCGTGGTCGGCTACGGCGGCGCCGACGACAAGAAGCGGATCTGGGCGCACAAGGCCCCGGCGGCGGACAACCGGCACTCCGTCGAGCTGCTGCCGGACGGCAACGTCGCGGTCGCCGCCACCGGTGGCAGCGGCTACGTGCGGGTCTACGCGGCGTCGCAGGGCCCGTCCGCCACCGCCTACGGTGAGTACGCGCTGGAGGGCGCGCACGCCACGCTCTGGGACCCGCAGGTCGGCCGGCTCTGGGTGGCCGGCGACGTCGACACGGCGGCCGGCATGCGCGGCGTGCTGATCTCGCTCGAGGTCGGCGGCCCGCCGTCCGCGCCGGTGCTGCGCGAGGACCGCCGCGTGGTGCTGGACAGCCAGTGGGCGCACGACGTGTCGGCCCACGAGTCCGACCCGGCCAAGCTGTGGGTGACCACGAACGCGCGCACCTACCTGTACGACAAGGTGACCGGCACGTTCGCGGCGCCGGGCGCGGACTGGGACCGGCCGTTCGTCAAGGCGGTCGGCAGCCAGCCGTCCGGCCAGGTGGTGCAGACGATGGTCGACGTCAGGAAGACGCCGCAGGGCTCCTGCTACCTGAACAACCCGAACGACTCGTTCCGCGACTGGTGCACCGAGACCGTGGACTTCTTCGGACCGGACACCACGCGCACCCGCAGCGGCGCGGCGATCTACAAGGCGCGTGTGATGAGCCCGTACTACAGCGTCGCCGACGAGGTGCTGCGCGGCCGGGTGCGGGACGTGACCCGGGGCGCGACCGGCACCTGGGCCGCGCCCACGGCCTTCGACAACAACGCGAACATCCGCCGGAGCGCGGCGGCCGGGACGCCGGACGGTCGCCTGCACGCGGTGAGCTTCGTGCACGCCAGCGGCCTCTGGTACAAGAGCCGGGAGGCGAACGGCACGATCAACAGCGCCGTGAAGATCGACGACAGCGTCAAGATCACTGACGTGGCGCTCGCGGCCGACGCGAGCGGCAACCTGCACGCCTTCACGCTGGTTCCGGGCAGCGGCGTCTGGTATCGCAAGCGCACCGGCGGCGTCTGGGCCGACCACTCCACCCAGATCGACCAGAACGGGTCGGTCGCCGCGATCGCGGCCACGGTCAGCCCGTCCGCGAACACGGTGCACGTGCTGACGGTCGTGCCCGGCAGCGGCGTCTGGCACCGGACCGGCACCACCGCCGGTGTCTTCCAGCCCAGTGCGAAGATCGACGAGAACGGTACGCTCGGCGACGTCGCGGCCGCCGCGCTGCCGGACGGTACGGTGCACGCGTTCACGGTCACCCACTGGGGCAGCGTCTTCCACCGCGTGCGCACCGCGGCCGGTTCCTGGCAGGGGTCCGCGACCGTACCCACCCGGACCGGCACCGGTCAGGTCACCGCACTCGCCGCGGCCGGCTGGCCGGGCACGGCGCTGGAGCTGGTCACGGTCCGCTCCGGGCTCGGCGTCTGGCACCAGACCCGCACCGGCGGCACCTGGCCGTCACCGGTCCGGATCGACGGCGACGCGAGCGCGCTGGACGCGTTCGCCGTGCCGCTGACCGACGGAACGCTGCACGTCGGCAGGATCTCCGAGATCTCCTGA
- a CDS encoding helix-turn-helix transcriptional regulator produces the protein MDQAGLRVRPVAHVVGQQRHGAADRREQRLAVGRVADVREAQRHHERAAQRLGQRRVRRQPLHGHGRGGGLRQRRRPRAPRVQQRGRVRTGRERRTAVEARDREQRDLHRGHHAEVALAALAHLSVTYYERLEQGRGPHPSAATLTAIAGALRLTGERREHLFRLAGQAAPGSPGADGTPDPGLLSLLHANALTPGYLADDLGTVLAQNPLNVALFGPFTGLPGWDGNLVWRWFTSPAWRELLEPGEDHAGTARAYVTDLRAVAARRGHDETAVALVHDLRAASTEFTRMWDEHDVSALHCSDKHMDGLHLRCVVVTSPHSSQRLLLLHPVPGTGTDARLAALAPSR, from the coding sequence GTGGATCAGGCCGGCCTCCGCGTACGGCCGGTCGCGCACGTCGTCGGCCAGCAGCGGCACGGTGCCGCGGATCGGCGCGAACAGCGCCTCGCCGTCGGCCGGGTCGCCGACGTGCGCGAAGCGCAGCGCCACCACGAACGCGCCGCGCAACGGCTCGGGCAGCGCCGGGTCCGGCGGCAGCCGCTGCACGGCCACGGACGTGGTGGCGGACTCCGGCAGCGCCGGCGCCCACGTGCGCCACGCGTGCAGCAGCGCGGGCGCGTCCGCACCGGCCGCGAACGCCGCACCGCCGTAGAAGCGCGCGACCGGGAACAGCGCGATCTCCACCGCGGTCACCACGCCGAAGTTGCCCTTGCCGCGCTCGCGCACCTGTCCGTCACCTACTACGAGCGGCTGGAACAGGGTCGCGGCCCGCACCCGTCGGCCGCTACGCTGACCGCGATCGCCGGTGCGCTGCGGCTCACCGGCGAACGGCGCGAGCACCTGTTCCGGCTGGCCGGCCAGGCCGCGCCGGGCAGCCCGGGCGCGGACGGGACGCCGGACCCCGGGCTGCTGTCGCTGCTGCACGCGAACGCGCTCACGCCCGGCTACCTCGCCGACGACCTCGGCACCGTCCTCGCGCAGAACCCGTTGAACGTCGCGCTGTTCGGCCCGTTCACCGGCCTGCCCGGCTGGGACGGCAACCTGGTCTGGCGCTGGTTCACCTCGCCCGCCTGGCGGGAGCTGCTGGAGCCGGGCGAGGACCACGCCGGGACCGCGCGGGCGTACGTGACGGACCTGCGCGCCGTGGCGGCACGCCGCGGGCACGACGAGACCGCGGTCGCGCTGGTCCACGACCTGCGCGCGGCCAGCACGGAGTTCACCCGGATGTGGGACGAGCACGACGTGTCCGCGCTGCACTGCTCCGACAAGCACATGGACGGCCTGCACCTGCGATGCGTCGTGGTGACCAGCCCGCACTCCAGCCAGCGGCTGCTCCTGCTGCACCCGGTCCCCGGCACCGGCACGGACGCCCGGCTGGCGGCGTTAGCCCCGTCCCGGTAG
- a CDS encoding BBE domain-containing protein — translation MELRALGGALDRQPEPPNAVATRGMPFVLFGFGAGGPEALPELRGYLARVMDSVAPWAHDRQMVNFMSASDENDVRGAYGDEIFDRLVKIKQVYDPQNLFRANHNIPPT, via the coding sequence GTGGAGCTGCGTGCACTCGGCGGCGCGCTCGACCGGCAGCCGGAGCCGCCGAACGCGGTCGCCACCCGCGGCATGCCGTTCGTGCTGTTCGGGTTCGGCGCCGGTGGCCCGGAGGCGCTGCCGGAGCTGCGCGGCTACCTGGCCCGGGTGATGGACTCGGTGGCGCCGTGGGCGCACGACCGCCAGATGGTCAACTTCATGTCCGCATCGGACGAGAACGACGTGCGCGGTGCGTACGGCGACGAGATCTTCGACCGTCTGGTCAAGATCAAGCAGGTGTACGACCCGCAGAATCTTTTCCGGGCGAATCACAACATTCCGCCGACGTAA
- a CDS encoding alpha/beta fold hydrolase, protein MNNTPIVLVHGFWHGPWAWSAVAERLARLGVPSLAVDLDGFGLRSRSPEARWARPFDPAAFAVAPSPVADVTATSAAHRLIAQLRELRRPAVVAAHSMGGIVATRAAELAPELFAELVYVTAFAPVAGLPGVAGIGLPENAGEQVGGLLCADPVATGALRIDPADPARRAAIRDCFYHDVDTATADAAIALLSTDGSFGIPAETFQVTPARYGRVPHTYVICTEDRAVPVALQRRFVREIDAISARPTTVVELETSHSPFLSAPDALAATLAAGHLRGVTARREDALSGGRPG, encoded by the coding sequence GTGAACAACACTCCGATCGTTCTCGTCCACGGTTTCTGGCACGGCCCCTGGGCCTGGAGTGCCGTCGCGGAGCGGCTGGCCCGCCTCGGCGTACCCTCGCTGGCCGTTGATCTTGATGGTTTCGGGTTGCGGAGCCGGTCGCCGGAGGCGCGCTGGGCACGTCCGTTCGACCCGGCCGCGTTCGCCGTCGCACCGTCGCCGGTCGCGGACGTCACCGCCACGTCCGCCGCGCACCGCCTGATCGCCCAGCTGCGGGAACTCCGGCGCCCGGCCGTGGTGGCCGCGCACAGCATGGGCGGCATCGTCGCCACCCGCGCGGCCGAGCTGGCGCCGGAACTGTTCGCCGAACTGGTCTACGTGACCGCGTTCGCGCCGGTCGCGGGACTGCCCGGCGTGGCCGGCATCGGCCTGCCGGAGAACGCGGGCGAGCAGGTCGGCGGGCTGCTGTGCGCGGACCCGGTGGCCACCGGCGCGCTGCGCATCGACCCGGCCGACCCGGCCCGGCGTGCCGCGATCCGCGACTGCTTCTACCACGACGTGGACACCGCGACCGCGGACGCGGCGATCGCGCTGCTCAGCACGGACGGCAGCTTCGGCATCCCGGCCGAGACGTTCCAGGTGACACCGGCACGGTACGGCCGGGTGCCGCACACCTACGTGATCTGCACCGAGGACCGCGCGGTCCCGGTCGCGCTCCAGCGCCGCTTCGTCCGGGAGATCGACGCGATCTCCGCCCGCCCGACGACCGTCGTGGAGCTGGAGACCTCGCACTCCCCGTTCCTCTCCGCCCCGGACGCGCTGGCGGCGACCCTGGCAGCCGGCCACCTGCGCGGCGTCACGGCACGGCGGGAGGACGCTCTTTCCGGAGGCCGTCCCGGCTGA